One region of Primulina tabacum isolate GXHZ01 chromosome 17, ASM2559414v2, whole genome shotgun sequence genomic DNA includes:
- the LOC142531480 gene encoding nascent polypeptide-associated complex subunit alpha-like protein 2, translating to MPGPVEEIESQKKTQDEPLVEDVKEDDDNEDEADDSDDEGDDKEDGTQGSKQSRSEKKSRKAMLKLGMKPVTGVSRVTIKRTKNVLFFISKPDVFKSPNSETYVIFGEAKIEDLSSQLQSQAAQQFRMPDMGSVMAKSGIGAATAGHVHADEEEEEVDETGVEARDIDLVMTQAGVSKAKAVKALKTHDGDIVSAIMELTT from the exons ATGCCGGGTCCCGTCGAAGAAATTGAATCCCAGAAAAAGACGCAG gaTGAGCCGCTGGTGGAGGATGTGAAGGAAGATGATGACAACGAAGATGAAGCTGACGATTCTGATGATGAAGGTGATGACAAGGAAGATGGAACCCAAG GTTCTAAGCAGAGCAGAAGCGAGAAGAAGAGTCGTAAGGCAATGCTGAAACTAGGGATGAAACCTGTTACTGGAGTAAGCAGGGTCACAATCAAGAGAACCAAGAAC gtgttatttttcatctcaaaaCCGGATGTATTCAAAAGCCCGAATTCTGAGACCTATGTCATTTTTGGGGAGGCTAAAATCGAGGATTTGAGCTCTCAGTTACAGTCACAGGCTGCCCAACAATTCAGGATGCCAGATATGGGCTCTGTGATGGCCAAGTCTGGAATAGGTGCTGCAACGGCTGGCCATGTGCATGCGGATGAAGAAGAGGAGGAGGTTGATGAGACGGGAGTCGAGGCTCGGGATATTGATTTGGTGATGACACAAGCAGGTGTTTCCAAGGCCAAGGCTGTGAAGGCTTTAAAGACTCACGATGGAGACATTGTGAGCGCCATCATGGAGTTGACAACCTGA